The genomic stretch TTTTCCTCGAGAAACGCCGCGCGCCAAAGGTCGCGGCGGGAGGACGCGATGGCCGAAGGAGACGTTCTAGAGGAGAAGGAACGGGACAAGGGGAAGCCCGGCATCAAGGTCACGGACCGGCGCCATTTCACCTCCGAAGGCGAGAGGCGCGCCGACGTCGAGGAGGAGCCCGAGCACGGGGCTCCGCCCGCCGCCGCAAGGTCCGAGCCGGAGGCCCGCCGGCCCGCGGAGGAGGCACGCTTCGAGCGCAGGTCGGTGGAAGAGCCCGAGGGCGTCGACTTCACCATGCTGATCAACGCGATGGCGCAGCCCGCGTTGCTCTACCTCGGTGAGATCCCGCACCCGGCCACAGGCCAGCCGACGCTCGACCTCGAGGGCGCGCGGATCCAGATCGACATGCTCGATCTCCTCCGCGTGAAGACCCGCGGCAACCTCACCCCCCAGGAGGAGGGACTCCTGGAGAGCGTCCTGTACCAGCTCCGCATGCGCTACGTCGCGCGAACGCAGTCGGCGGGCTAGCTCGCGGGACCGGCCTCGGCCCCGCCGGCAGCGGAAAGGGGCAGGGGCGTCGTGAGGATCGGACTTCGGCTTCTCGGAGCGGCGCTCATCGTCGCCGTCGCGTCCGGGAGCGGTTCTGCGGCCGAAGTCGAGACCGGCGTCATCCGTCTCAACGACCACACCCCGGCGCCTGATCCCGAGCCCGCCGCGACCCTGGCCGGCCCGCTCGTCGACGCGCGCCGCGGCTTCGACGTGCAGGCGTTCGACGGAAGGTTCGAAGGCCTCTGGTTCCAGAGGAAGGCGTATCAAACCGACGGCCGCGAAGAGGAGGCCGCCAAGCAATCGGAGAAGCTCCGCGAGTTCGTCTCGGACGAGGGTGTGCGCCGGATGGAGACGCCGGCCGGCGCCCTCCTCCTCGAGGCGCGCGGTTGGATGCGCGAGGGGAATTACACGCGCGCGCTGGCGACCCTCTCGCTCGCGGAGTCGCTCGATCCCGACCGGCCGCAGATCCAGCTCGCGCGCGCTCGCGCGCTCTCGGGCTCCGGCGCCGGGGTCATGCCGGCCGCCGCCGAGGCGGTCAAGGCGGCGCGCGGGACGATCCGGCTCGCCGTCCGCGACCTCACCGCCGTCCACGAGTCGGCGCTCGTCCTCGTCGGGGCGCTCCTCGCCGCTATCGCGCTGATGTCCCTCTTCATGATCCTGCGCTACCAGGTCGCGATCCGGCACGACGTCGAGGAGTGGCTCGTGAGGAGCGACCGCGAGAGCCTCGCCAAGGCCGGCGGCTTGCTGGTGGTCCTCCTCCCGTTCGTCGTCTGGATCGGCGCCGGCTGGGCGACGGTGTGGTGGCTCGTCCTCTCGTTCCGCTACATGCGCCGCGCGGAGCGCGCGCTCGCCGCCGTCCTGCTCGCCCTCGCCGCGCTCGCTTACCCGGCGTACCGGTTCGCCGTGGGTCTCTACGGCCTCGCCGCCGACCCGACGATCCGGACGACGATCGCCGCCGCGAACGGCGGCTACGACCCCGACCGCATCGTGAAGCTGCGCGAGCTCGTCGACGCGCATCCGGACGACCCGATGTACCGGTTCCTCCTCGCCGGCCTCTACAAGAACGGCCGCTATTTCGAGGAGGCGTTCGAAGGCTACAAGCGGGTCCTCCAGGACTCGCCGTCGACCTACCAGGCCCGGATCAACCTCGGGAACATCTACTTCCTCATCGGCCAGTACGGCGAGGCGACCAGCAACTACCGCCAGGCGCTCGAGACGCGTCCGGACTCGGCGCTCGCGTACTACGACATGTACGTGGCGCAGTCGGACTCGTTCAAGCTCAAGGAAGCGGCGGAGTCGCTCGCAAAGGCGCGCGAGATCGATGCGGAGACGACGACGCGCTTGCTCACGCAGGGGAGCCAGGACGCGGGCTCCCCGAAGGTCGTCGACGCCGCGATCGACTTCGACTCGATCTGGCGGGCCACGGTCGAAGGCCGCCACCTTCGCGAATGGCTCGACGCCGGCCCCGAGGGGCCGCGCTGGCGCACCCTCGCGAGCACGCTGCTGAACCCGCTGAGCCTCGTGGCACTCCTCGGCCTCGTCCTCGCCGTCGCCTCGCTCGCCGTCTTCCGCGGCGCCCCCGCGTCGCGGTGCACGCGCTGCGGGCACCCCTTCTGCGCGCACTGCAAGGCGGCCCGCGAGGGTCACGAGTACTGCAATCAGTGCGTCCACCTCTTCGTGCTCGGCGACGGGCTCGCCCCCGAGACGAAGAGCATGAAGCTCTACGAGGTCGAGCGGCACGAGCGGTGGGGCCGCCGCGTGCGCCGTATCGGCTCGGCGGTCCTGCCCGGGGCTGGCGATCTCCTCGCCGGCCGCGCGTGGGTCGGGTTCACGCTCCTGGCACTCTGGATCTTGGCGCTCGTCGCCGGCTACCCGTCGTGCTTGGCCCCCGCGGAGGCCGCGCTCGGGATGACCGTGAGGATCGCCGATCTCCGGCCCGTGGCGCTCCCCGACGTCTACGGCTTGAACGCTGCGACCCTCCTCGCGATCCCGCTCGCGGCGCTCGTGTGGCTCACCGCGAACGTCGCCCGCCGTCGCATGAACGAGCGCTGACATGGCCCTCGAAGGAACGATCAAGGACTTCGGCCTCGCCGACATCCTCCAGATGATCGGCATCCAGCGGAAGACCGGGCAGCTCACCCTCGAAGGTGCGGAGGAGACGGTCGTCGTCAAGTTCCTCGAGGGCGCGGTCGTCGGCGCCGACACGCGCCAACGCAATCTCGAGGACCTCCTCGGCTCGGTTCTCGTACGCACCGGACGCATCACCGAGGTGCAGCTCCAGGAGGCGCTCCGGATCCAGAGGCGCACGCTCCAGCGGCTCGGGTACGTCCTCGTCAAACAGGGATTCATCTTCGAGGAGGACCTGCGCGAGGCGCTCCGGATCCAGGTCACGCAGATCGTCTACCGGCTCTTCCGGTGGCGCGACGGGCGGTACCAGTTCACCCCGTCCGATCACATGGAGTACGACACCGAGCATTTCCAGCCGATCTCCGCCGAGACGATCCTCATGGAAGGCGCGCGGATGATCGACGA from Candidatus Polarisedimenticolaceae bacterium encodes the following:
- a CDS encoding DUF1844 domain-containing protein is translated as MAEGDVLEEKERDKGKPGIKVTDRRHFTSEGERRADVEEEPEHGAPPAAARSEPEARRPAEEARFERRSVEEPEGVDFTMLINAMAQPALLYLGEIPHPATGQPTLDLEGARIQIDMLDLLRVKTRGNLTPQEEGLLESVLYQLRMRYVARTQSAG
- a CDS encoding tetratricopeptide repeat protein, with the translated sequence MRIGLRLLGAALIVAVASGSGSAAEVETGVIRLNDHTPAPDPEPAATLAGPLVDARRGFDVQAFDGRFEGLWFQRKAYQTDGREEEAAKQSEKLREFVSDEGVRRMETPAGALLLEARGWMREGNYTRALATLSLAESLDPDRPQIQLARARALSGSGAGVMPAAAEAVKAARGTIRLAVRDLTAVHESALVLVGALLAAIALMSLFMILRYQVAIRHDVEEWLVRSDRESLAKAGGLLVVLLPFVVWIGAGWATVWWLVLSFRYMRRAERALAAVLLALAALAYPAYRFAVGLYGLAADPTIRTTIAAANGGYDPDRIVKLRELVDAHPDDPMYRFLLAGLYKNGRYFEEAFEGYKRVLQDSPSTYQARINLGNIYFLIGQYGEATSNYRQALETRPDSALAYYDMYVAQSDSFKLKEAAESLAKAREIDAETTTRLLTQGSQDAGSPKVVDAAIDFDSIWRATVEGRHLREWLDAGPEGPRWRTLASTLLNPLSLVALLGLVLAVASLAVFRGAPASRCTRCGHPFCAHCKAAREGHEYCNQCVHLFVLGDGLAPETKSMKLYEVERHERWGRRVRRIGSAVLPGAGDLLAGRAWVGFTLLALWILALVAGYPSCLAPAEAALGMTVRIADLRPVALPDVYGLNAATLLAIPLAALVWLTANVARRRMNER